A section of the Styela clava chromosome 9, kaStyClav1.hap1.2, whole genome shotgun sequence genome encodes:
- the LOC120338820 gene encoding deoxynucleoside triphosphate triphosphohydrolase SAMHD1-like gives MNVTVFNDPVHGTISLRPELVKIINTPQFQRLRNIKQLSGKYFVYPGASHNRFEHSIGTAYLAGKLVRHLKENQDLGIDDRDVLCVEIAGLCHDLGHGPFSHLFDGMFMKKLKKRESEEERVENEKYLPHEDISCKMLDLLLDGIEEKIVSEEERQFIKEMIAGSGKGCTSDRWFLYEIISNKSNGVDVDKWDYFARDCYHLGIPNGFDHKRFLQFMRVLPVGQDEEKHICVHEKECFNLYEMFHTRCSLHRRAYQHKAGNAIDHMISDALVEADRQILIRGSKVKDSELSKPNATFLKVDEEGFYLCTISQCVIDPVAYTKLDDGTFQQILHSDCENLKKAREILERIFRRDLYRCIGDEQLKEGQIDTDEIKKKIVGYSKDIEINDLEVSLVKLNYGDGENNPVEKYRFYSKTEPSKAKKIKRDEFSNMLPAKFEEKRIQVFCKDPNKVDEAKKCFEAWNNECNKI, from the coding sequence ATGAATGTGACAGTATTTAACGACCCAGTACATGGTACAATATCACTTCGTCCTGAATTGGTGAAAATCATCAACACTCCGCAGTTCCAAAGACTGCGAAATATCAAACAGTTGAGTGGAAAATACTTCGTTTATCCCGGTGCATCACACAATCGTTTTGAGCACAGCATTGGTACCGCATATTTAGCGGGAAAATTGGTCCGTCATCTCAAGGAGAATCAAGATCTTGGAATTGACGACAGAGATGTTCTGTGTGTTGAAATAGCTGGACTGTGCCATGATCTTGGTCACGGTCCTTTTTCACACTTGTTCGATGGAATGTTcatgaaaaagttgaaaaaaagaGAATCAGAAGAGGAAAGGGTAGAGAATGAGAAATATCTTCCCCACGAAGATATTTCTTGCAAAATGTTGGATCTTTTGCTCGATGGAATAGAAGAGAAAATTGTGTCAGAGGAAGAGCGCCAATTTATCAAAGAAATGATTGCGGGGAGTGGCAAAGGGTGTACTTCCGATCGTTGGTTCCTCTACGAAATTATATCAAATAAAAGCAACGGTGTCGATGTTGATAAGTGGGATTATTTTGCCAGAGATTGTTATCACTTGGGTATTCCGAATGGATTCGACCACAAGCGTTTTTTACAGTTTATGCGAGTGTTACCAGTTGGTCAAGATGAAGAAAAGCATATTTGTGTACATGAAAAGGAATGTTTCAATTTGTATGAAATGTTCCACACACGATGTTCTCTACACCGAAGAGCATATCAGCACAAAGCCGGGAATGCAATTGACCATATGATCAGTGATGCCCTGGTAGAAGCCGACAGACAAATCTTGATTCGTGGCAGCAAAGTGAAAGACTCGGAGTTATCGAAACCAAATGCCACATTTCTGAAGGTCGATGAAGAAGGATTTTATCTTTGCACTATATCTCAATGTGTTATTGATCCGGTAGCATATACAAAGCTAGATGATGGGACTTTTCAGCAAATTCTACATTCAGATTGTGAAAATCTGAAAAAAGCTCGTGAAATTCTCGAAAGAATATTCAGGAGAGATCTATATAGATGTATTGGAGACGAACAACTTAAAGAAGGGCAAATTGACACTGatgaaatcaagaaaaaaatagtCGGTTACAGCAAGGACATAGAGATAAATGATTTAGAAGTTAGTTTGGTTAAGCTTAACTATGGCGATGGTGAAAATAATCCAGTAGAGAAGTATcggttttattcaaaaacagaaCCGTCGAAGGCGAAGAAAATTAAGCGCGACGAGTTTTCTAACATGTTGCCGGCGAAATTTGAGGAAAAAAGAATTCAGGTTTTCTGCAAGGATCCAAACAAAGTAGACGAAGCCAAAAAATGCTTTGAGGCATGGAACAatgaatgtaataaaatataa